GGTAAAATTTACCTGAAAAGCACAAAGGAAATGATAATCCACAACAGTATACGAACGGCAACCGAGACACTCCTAAGCTGCTTTTTTCACTTGGGTGTGTTAATCAGTTTCTTCCTGCTACCAAAAGGAGATGATATTCTGCTGCACTTACGAGAACTAGTCCACCCATTCATATCAACAATGAAAGTGGTAGAAGTTGAaacattttctaaataatttcatgGAAGGAATGGTATCCACTAAACATTGTTACCCAATATGCCAACTACAGTAATGGCCAGTCACGGTAGTGAGCTTGCCTTTCAACAAGGTTTaactctgaagttctactgatttatgCTATTGAGAGgaataaaattttcttcttttctcaCCATATAACCAACCTATATGACATTTGCTAGGTTGGTTGGATTGGTTCAGGACTTTTTTTCTCCCTTTCTGGAGAGTGATTTGTGTTAGGACTCCACCAACCTTGCGGTAGCCTTCAACGTCCTCAGCCAAGACTTATGGTGGTAGGAATGCCATCTGGATAAGATCTGAGGAAAGTCTCAGCCTTGTCCAAATTCCAGCAAAGACTACCAATAGCTACTTCCTCTAGGTGTCAGACTCTTCTCCACCTGTTCTTACCTCTCCCAGGCTAAGTCCAGGAGTGTTAGCAGAAAGAAAAAGGTAGGGGAGTGATAAAGAGCTATATCTCCTGCTGTCAGTAGAGGGATACCTTGCCTTGCACAGTCCACTTCCATCTTAATTTGTTTTACACCTACCTTACAGGTAACAGGTTACTCTCTGGACATGATGACAAAGGTGAAACGATCCTATGCTTTGATGTTGGAAGTCTTTTACAATCACTATCCATTCATGAGTCATTGCGGAGACGGAGGAAAATacgactgctagagagttattgggttctttgactgaccagatagtactacagtacattggatccctctggttacagctcatattTCCTTTACCTACAAATACAATGAAGTCaggccttttctttacacattcttctccttcctcataaacctgacaacttCAAGATAACGGAAaattttttcttcactcaaggggtgttatactgcactgtaattgctcagtggcttctttcattttggtaatgaaaggtagtgccatagcctctgtaccatggtcttccactgtcttgggttagggttttagcttgagggtacactcgggcatactattctatctaatttctcttcctcactaggctattttccctattggagaccttgggcttactgcatcctggttttcctactagggttgtaacttagctaataataatacccCTCACTGTCAAACTGGTACATTTACAGAATGTGTTCAGTTGGAAGTTTTGCTCCATATTTAGCCTCCAGAGAGGGAGATTTTATGCTTTTGGTGACCTCTTCGTAGTCTTTCCCCTTCAAGATAGGGATGACTACCCATTCCTATTTCAATCAGAGGATCGGGAATGAGAGTTTAATCTCATGCCCAAGCAAAGGACAAAATTCCTGGTAATGCTGTTCTACTGGGAATTTTTCCTTAGTATTCGAATCGGCAAACTGGCAGGGTACTTCACCTGTTTATGAGCAGTAGGAACTGCTGAACCACTCATAGTAGCAAGGAAGAAAGGCTGGCAAGGGGAGAAATGAGTTTGCTCCCACTTCTTCCATCTCTACCAACTCCAATCTATcaatttcttctaagaagaaaaaaGTAGAAGTACTAATCTTGCAGGAGGCCTCTCACAAGAAGCTCCTTGGCACCTCTATCGAGTGCTCTTCTCATTCGAGTAAAAGTGCAGTAACAGGTCTCGCCAACTGGTCAGTTAGATCCGTAGGACAAGTGAGGGGGAGCATATGCACCTACCTCTATCACTCCTCTTTTGACATGGGAGGAACATCCTGGCCCTAAGGAAGCTGCATTCCATCTCTGATAAGGGGTATTGGTGGCTATTCCTTCTATGGGAGGCAGACGAATAATCTTGTTTGGAACCCAACACTGGCTCCATAGGCCAGCGAAAGTGAGACATGTCCTTGTCCTCAAGAGATGCTCTCCTCTGCTAGGAGGGAGTAAGAGCTCGCCCACTGATAAAATTTTTTGAGGTACACAAAGTGGAGTATGAGCCACTCTTTTAGGAGGGAGTAATAGAGCTCACTCACTGATAAATTCTTCCAGGATAAACGAAGCGGAGTATGAGCTAAAATTTGACTAGCGACCATTGCCCCAAGATTTGACCAGCTGAGAAAGACTTAACAGGGGGTTCGAAGAGAATGTGTCTCTCCGGCCTAAAGCACCTTTCAGTAAATTGTGGACTTCCTTGCCTACATTTCCATGCAAAACTCTTCTGTAGGCTATTCCTCCTCCTCAGGGAAAGAGTCTGTGCTCAAAGGaagcttcaagcagtcttgcctACTGTGGGACTTAAGTCTTGGAATAGGATGCTCCTTGTCTTCAGGTCACTGGCACACACACTTCCTGTTAACCTGAGGGTATTGGAGTCTTTCCTTGAAGATTTTCACTCTTCTCTGCTTCTGAAACAGTAGATCCTTGTTAGGATTTAGAACCTCCCTCCTCGGGGGAATGGTCCAAGCTCAAAGGGAGCTTCAGGCTGTCTTGGCTATCAAGGCACTTTCATCATGGGGTGGGGGGAATAATCCTTGCCCTCATGTCACTGATGCATGTACCGTCTGCTAACCTAAGGAGAGCATGATAGGAGTCTTTCCCTCAATCGGCCAGAAAGAGTTTTAAGGCTATCGTGTCAACCTTAGAAGGATGGAGATTTTGTCTGACTTTATGAAGAATCGGCATCATATGGTCTTTGAACCCTGTTCATAACTTCAGTTTCATCCCTCCAATATGAAGTGCACACTCACAGTCTTTTCATTAGTCCTAGCAGATACTATTCCTTCTGGCTTTACAAGGCTGCTTGCTGGCCATTACAACTTTGGTCAGTGCAAACTTCTGCCATCCCAGAAGAAGCGTCGATGACCCTCAGCATTTATGGTATTAATTAATTGACCAAGGAAGAGCTTGCAAGCCTGGGCCAGTTGGTAGCGTCACGATTCACCTGAGTTTTGGTTTGGAAGCACCTTCCCCTTTTTGAAATTGCCCTTTCTGAAATTGCCCACTGGCTAAGGCCCTAATAGCTTCTACCTCCCTTTGTCGAGCTATTTACCTTCCTTGCTCAAGTGGGAGACCATGAAGGATGACATGTCCAAGGAAGAAAAGAACCTTCCAGTTTAGTCCTATGAAACTACTGCCACCAATGAGTGAGTCTATTataaaggacgaaaggtttgtatatgtgaAGGAACAAATAACATTTTagaagtaattagtatttttcataGCTAAGCCATCCTGAATCATTTTCCACTTCAACCACTCTGCCTGTCCTGGTCCTAAGGACATAGTGGGTGGGGCTTCCTCCTCACACCACCTGTCATTAATCAACCACTAAATGTTTCAACATCCGTTCTAGCTCACGCTAAAATCATCTCTTACTTTAAAGGAATTGGGTATGAAAAACtcggaaaaaaagacaaaaatcacATTGGAAATTTATATTATGCTGTACTCTTATTTATTAGTCCATAACAATCAATTTATTTCAGTTAACAGTGAACTATTGATACTTTTCAGGTTTCTGAGCTTCTGCAGACTTTAATAATGATGTACCAACCAGATATTTTAACAAGAAAGAAGCTTAATGCACCTCCTCCTGATAGTGTGGATTATCGTGCAGCATGTTTTTGCCATCACACCTTAGTGGATATGGGAAATGTGTGCTCCAACTGCTTATCAGTTTACTGCAGAGCTGTGCCTTTATGTTCTACTTGTGATGTTATTTTCCAAACAGACCGACCACTCATGAAAGCACTGAAAAAGAAGAAATGAGTTTAGTTTTTCATGTAACATGGATATTTGTTAAATATAAAAATACGAGACAATAATTTTGCAAGAAGCCAACCAATATATAGTCTTTTTCTTAACTTAAATTTTCGGTGAAAAGTTATCAATCCAGCCAAATTATTATCTGGTAAAAAAATTAGATTGTCGTTGACTTAGATTTCCAGTCACCTCCACAATAAAAAATTGCTAACTTGGTAACctctgaataaaaaacaaaaaagttttaaCCTCTCCACAGTATATCCTCTCTCTTTCATGTTAAGCCACTAAAACGACCACCCGTTACTGAGAAGCGAGTCACTAGGAACAATGTCAGTTTCCATTGATCCTCATTCTCTGTGTCCCTTGATGATACACCAAGTCTGTTTTGTATCTTTGTTGCCCCggatatgctgtatatacagtatatatttcttggGCTATGTACCCAAGTTGCCTTATTCATAGGTCATCAAGTTGGCACTAACACTTAATTCCTTGTTTTATCCAGAGGTAAGATTCATGGTAATGGGTAACTTAAGTATCCACTGACCAGACCTGTGAAAGTTGAGAATTTTCACACCGAATCTGGTTCATCTATCTCGTTAGATAATAATTTACTGATATTAATAACAACATTCAACACTGGTATCTCACTATGTGTAAGTATTTTTTTATAATCTACATTCTtattttagcaaataataacagTATAAATTATTAGGGTAATGCTTATAAATTATTAGGGTAATGCGTACAGTATAAATTATTAGGGTAATGCGTACAGTATAAATTATTAGGGTAATGCTTAAATTGCTTACCTTCATCATCCTGTTACTGTCTTCCATAACAGTTCTGGTGAATTctctctgctttcctttctttagcGACAGATTTTTATGCTATTTAATCTAATTTCAAGTGCACAATTCACGAGTATCCAAGTCCAAAATCAAAACTCTTCTTCTCCTGGAGTAACAAGATCATCTGGTATAGTAGTCGACGTAAGTGAAGAAGCAGATATACTTAATCCCTCGACATCGCTGACTTCAAAGTCACTGTCATATTCCATTGGGATATCTTTTGGCATGATAGTCTCTACTTCCTTGGAATCAACTACTCTTGACATCGGAGTTTTACTTTGGGGTGATTCGTATTTCACAGTTTTCTTTACTCGAGGTTTCCCTAATTTGGTCCAACTGCTATGGGAATTACTGAGATGTTCTGTTATGCTGATTGATGAAATAGAACCACTTCTTGCAGCCCTTCTAAAGGTTTTTTTCATCTGTAGTTTCTCATCATCAGTTTCACTTCTTTGACTATAAAGTGGACCATCCAGTGTTTCCGAGTTACTAATTTCTGTTGGAGTAACACTGTCTTCTTTGTTTTTCCCAAATTCTTGTTCTTTTGTAGAAAAATCTTTCACAAATTCCATTTCTTTTGGAGAAGCATCTAAGTTTTCAGAATGAATGTTGTGTGTTTGTAAACTAAACTTATTATTCGGAGACATTTTTTCTAATACATGCACGTTTTTATCAATCTTACCTGGACTGAAGGATTTGAGACCCTTCATTGGTTTTAAACTGCTGTCATTATATATTTCCGATGCATTACTCAGAGTTTCTTTTTCTGCTTGTGCTGCTGTTACTACTTCCTCTGGAAGGTTTTGATCAGTAACCACTCTGGCTTGTTCCATTTGAATTTCATAGTACCTTTTATTTGCCTGatatatatcttcattttctaTCTCTGAAGACATTTTTACTGGCTCAAGAACTTCATATTTATGATTGATTCTGTCATATGTCTCCCTCATGTCGGGAGAATTAGCTCCAGTTTCTTGATCTTCGGCTGAACTCGATCCACTATCTACTTCGGGTTGTACTTGATCAGATAATTCTTTATCCTCAATATTGTCATTTTGACTTGCATTTGTAATATCATGTATACTGCTTTCCTCTTCATGATTTCCTGAAGATAGTAATGTTTTTCTTGTATCAAAATCTCTTTGAAGACTATCAATGTTTTCATCATACAGCTGCTTAGTTGCTATCTCAATACTAGTCTCTTTGTCTGGTACATTGGCTGAAGATTTCACATGATTCTCAGAGGATTTACCTGAAGACACTAACATTTTTCCTCTATCAAAATCTCTTTGAAGACTATCAATGTTTTCATCATACAGCCGCTTAGCTGCGTTCTCAATACTGGTCTCTCTTTCTGGTACATTTGCTGCAGATTTCAAGTGGCTTTCAGGTGAGCTTCCGGGCTTAGACGAGTTTTCTTCCAAGTAATCTTTCTCAGAAATTTCTCTATTTCTAAAAAATATTGGAAGATTTACAGTAGAAAAATTTAAAAGGTCAATATCAGCATAAGGAGTAGCACCAGCAAAATTGTCCAGTGGATTAGATACAGAAGGATGTCTTGATATACTGTCTTGCATAAAGTCACCCACTTGTTTTGGTCTACTGGCATCTTCCAAAAACTCTGCTTGCCAATGGTACCTACAAGTAAAAAGTAGTTGAATATCAACAATACTGTACACACAAGAACCTTTCATTCTACAATGAATTTATAAAAgatgtattaaaaatattaaattttctaaaaCCTAAATCTGATCCCTTTCAACTGCTTTTATgatcacccttttttttttcatcaaaaattaTTTTATGGTTATGTcagaatatgaaattttttttgtaagtaatttgtatttttccatgccatacaaacctgagtcctttcaaTTAGGGAATGTCTTTTGCATTCCTCTTCTCTCACCTTCCTGACCTGACCAGGTTGGGCAGCTTAAAAGAGCTGTGCATGCACAGAAACCCTTCAAGATGATGAGGTCACAGGTGGTCCTGAAAGGAGATGCTGTGGCCTTACCCGATGCTGCAGGCATGGCTGCAGATACCTTTGAAGAAGTGGAGCCCTTGAAAGAGACTATCCAACATATCAAGGAGTCCTGCAAAGCAGTCTTCTACTTCTCCCCCACTGCATGCATGGAACTATTAGGAAGGAAAGACATGGAATCCTGCAAAATTTAGATGGACTTGTTTTGACATTTGGGAAACCAAAACATTTCTCCTCTTCATAACCCAGGTAGCCCATCGGTATGCCAAGAAAATCACTGCCTCCCACCAAACAGTAAAGATTCAGGTTGAAAAACCAGTTGTCCTTTCTAATTACATTCTTTGCCTGATCATCTGTCAAGTATCGAGACATTTGGTGGGTGGCCATAGCAGAAGACTAATTAAAGGCGCAAAAACATCCACAAATTAACGTGAACTCAGGGGGGTCTTTTCTTCTATTTGTCTAATACCTGTAGAGCAAAAGAATCAAGTACCCTCATACTTTACAGGGGTAAAGTATTCGGCAGGCTACTCCAGGCATCTACTCCCCACGAAAACAATGTAATCAGGGACTGATGCTAGACCAGGTCGGTAATCACCAGGAAAGGAAAATTCTCCAGTAACAATCAATGGAAAGACAATAATTAACTCATACTCTTCCCCCATGATTGAGGTGGAGAGGAAGCATTGACCTTGTGCCTGTATGCATGGGCTGCAGTCTCAACTACTGGCCCATGGCCGTCAGCTTTCCACACTGACAACTTCAAGAGGAGCTATCTTCTAAGCATGAGATACCACAGTAACCTATTCAGAGAAAGGAGCAGAAGTCCAATGTCCGGGTGAGAAAGTAGGAGGAGAGCGAGCAAGCTCTTCCAACACATGGCTGACCAAAGGTGTACACAATGCCATGCACCTTGTTCCCACCTGGCTCCTGGGAAGCCAGGGAAACCTGAGGACATGGAAGAAGAGTTGAAAGAGGAAGGGAACTGAAATGGCTTCTTCCGTTTACCAACGTTCACATCAGGCTCTGCAAGAAGAGAAGTCAGGGTCTGAATGACAATCGATGACGAAGCATACGCTAAAGCGAAAAACCACATGGGTGCCCTCTTCTAAACAATGGTTATGGCAATACTCTATTCAGAAAAGGGAGAAGAGTTCACCATCCAGTAAGGAAAGGTGAAGGAGGGCACACGAGCTCATCCAACACATGGCTAACAGGTGGGCATGGGGCAGTCCACCTCTGCCCAACTGGCTAACCAAGGAGCTCATGCCATGGTTTGGAACAGGGCCTGCAACCACCTGGGTGTTGTCAAGAGCCCTATTCTTGTAACTACTATAACTGATCCTCTTCGATTGTCAAAatcagaagaggaaggagaaggagaaagtgTAGCAAACTCACTTCTTCCTACCAGCTTTCTCCTCAGGTTCTCCAAGCATAGAAGTTGATGTCTGAGCAACCACCAACAAAATTCCACCAAGGGAAGAAACAACACTGGTTGCTATAACAGGAGCCACAAGAATAACACTGTCACATAGGACTTCAGGTGATTTACAGTTTTCTGTCTAATGAAGGGTGTAGGAAATTCATTAAGATAATATCTCTCTCAAAACTAGTAATGAAGACACTAATACTACAGACTGTTTTGGGtgattctgtgagagagagagtttaggcaaAACAAATGTGCCCTAGCTATGTTGTACTCTCATTTGTCTAACAGGTTCATTAGGTAGGGGGCGGAGCCATGAGAATTtaaatctattaattaaaaattagcAGAGTAGCAAAATTCAGTCAATGAATACAAGAACAACTTCATAATGTTACGTCTACCTAGTACTGAATTATGGTACAAGGTCTAAAGCACAATTTATTATACAAATgccatatgaaataaaaatagccAAACACTATTAGGCAATAGTCTATTGTACAAAACTGACAGTGATAAAATTTAAAGATACTTTTGTAACTTTGGAAAAATGCACCTCGAGTAAACAGAGTGAAATATCTTTTCTATAGGAgatattaacctttttacccccaggctatttggaactttccaacccttaacccccaggggttattttttttttcaagcacattttgcagtatatttttttttaaattgctctaacagccttaattttcgtcatagagaggtcaggttagtcttattctcttggaaaatgcctgaagtttctcaaaaaattatcaaaaatatgaaaaaaaaattgtaaatatgtcattttccttagtaaaataaatttttgaatatacttacccgatgatcatatagctgcatccctgctgcccgacagaaaaaaacctacgggaggaatacgccagtgatcgctatacaggtgggggtgtacatcaacagcgccatctgtcaagtaggtactcaagtactcgatgtcaacaacgaaccaattttctcctctgtcccactggttctctattggggaggaagggtggttcctttaatttatgatcatcgggtaagtatattcaaaaatttattttactaaggaaaataacatttttcaatatcaaacttacccgatgatcatatagctgattcacacccaggggggtgggtagagaccagcataacaagttgacattatgagctaagtattccgtatttcattctagcagttattcaaaataacaagcataaaataaataagtacctggtaaggaagacgacttgaacaattactctgcctttttaagtacgtcttccttactgagcctcgcgatcctcataggatgctgagcgactcctaggagctgaagtatgaagggttgcaacccatactaaaggtcctcatcaaaacctttaatctaggcgcttctcaagaaatgattttgaccacccgccaaatcaagtaggatgcgaaaggcttcttagccttccggacaacccaaaaatatttcaagagaaagattaaaaaggttctggaattagggaattgtagtggtggagcccccaccactactgcactcgttgctacgaatggtcccagagtgtagcagttctcgtaaagagactggacattcttaagataaaagacgcgaacactgatttgcttttccaataggttgcgtcgaatatattttgcagagatctattttgtttaaaggccacggaagttgtgacagctctaacttcgtgtgtccttaccttcagccaagcttggtcttcctcattcagaagggaatgagcttctcgtattaacagtctgataaaaataggataaagaattctctgacataggcaaagatgaattcttaactgaacaccataaagcttcagacgggcctcgtaaaggttttaaaatagaacttaagagctcttacaggacataatactctttctagttcatttccaaccatacgataagtttggaatatcaaacgatattggtcaaggccgagaaggcagctcgtgtttggctagaaaaccaagatgtagaacatgtagccgtttcggatgagaatccgatgttcttgctgaaggcatgaatctcactgactcttttagctgtggttaagcatatcaggaaaagagtcttaaaggtgagatctttcagggaggctgattgaagtggttcaaaCCTGtcaacataaggaatcttagaaccacgtctaaattccaaccaggtgtaaccaaacgacgctccttcgtggtctcaaaagacttcaggaggtcctgtagatctttattgttggaaagatctaagcctctgtgacggaagactgatgccaacatgcttctgtaacccttgatagtgggagctgaaagagatcgctctttcctcagatataagaggaagtcagctatttgagttacagaggtaatggtcgaggatacggatactgacttgcaccagtttcgaaagatttcccacttcgattggtagactctaagggtggatgttctccttgctctagcaatcgctctggttgcctccttcgaaaaacctctagttctcgagagtctttcgatactctgaaggcagtgagacgaagagcgtggaggccttggagtaccttctttacgcgtggcagaggtagcaggtccacccttaggggaagagttctgggaacgtctactagccatcgaagtacctcggtaagttattctctcgcgggccagagggaagcaattagcgtccacttgtcccttcgtgagaggcgaacttctgcagtaccttgttgacaatctagaacggagggaatgcatatagatctagatgagaccaatctagtagaaaggcatctaaaagaactactgctgggtccgggataggtgagcaaagtattgagagcctcttggacatcgaggttgcgaagagatctatggttggctggccccaggtgacccaaagtctcttgcatacatccttgtggagggtccaatatgttggaattattgtcccttcctactgagacaatctgctaagacattcaagttgccttggaagaaacttgttactagtgaaaagtctagacctgttgaacaggagaggaggtcacttgcgaactcgtaccatgtcagagagtaggtccctccttgctaggagatgtacatcaaagcagggagttgaccgtgttcacctccactactttgccttgaaggagagacctgaagcttttccaggtcagacgtactgccagaagcttcttgcagttgaaatgcattgtcctttgactcgagttccataatcccgagcattccttaccgcctaaggtcgcaccccagcctacgtccgatgcgtctgagaagagaacgtggttgggagtctgaacagtcaggggaagaccctatcaaaggttgataaagtcctttcatccagtcagaccagacttatcttccggaaaccgggatcgagaccgcttctagcgtcttgtccttttccagtgaagagctagatgaaaccgaagaggacggaggtgtagtcttccaagtgacaccaattgaaccacggatgacagtgtcctaaccagactcatccacagcctgacagggccgtgttccttcttcagcatcttctggatggatagcagggctgggggttgatcgtcttgtt
The sequence above is drawn from the Palaemon carinicauda isolate YSFRI2023 chromosome 40, ASM3689809v2, whole genome shotgun sequence genome and encodes:
- the LOC137631576 gene encoding centrosomal protein of 78 kDa-like isoform X2 → MHSALALTVERFHGFSGSHSFMARKNADLQLLGDTLTRQYRLSCELYNTFPIGRITHQLSQGNLFVDLSTVDHDHLEALCHLLQNKVTPQMLKFNIPSSVEVGARILQQAVRGISLCVSQSYTLTSLELSNIKLKGNNLELVCQGLSKSRNLKILSFVSCSLHDIGVERLCQSIKNVPSISELSLIDCCIPEKGATTIAGLLKHQRLNRDSAMWQDTLRLRHPHLDGMRGLRRVTVNYNPQLGDFGAKALAEVLLEDLWIKALDLQHCGIGEEGGLALKKILKTNHTIEVLDLRKNPFIPCQIVNEVISLLHERQEEYNTNQYTWLNSESDQNIANENVIKMKSPTRIHTAVRKNLKENVQKLDHKPQPSVKNVPALPKTTGIPWRVEHRLYERKEGLKPGSFIDSLVRSDITTPVAPQDSELSSEKTAIQFRKIKKLLRHYRHLYHKEKEARKRVEHKLSKLQVKINKCHMLDDQTVNHIETCFQRFQTFLSNLKSAGYHWQAEFLEDASRPKQVGDFMQDSISRHPSVSNPLDNFAGATPYADIDLLNFSTVNLPIFFRNREISEKDYLEENSSKPGSSPESHLKSAANVPERETSIENAAKRLYDENIDSLQRDFDRGKMLVSSGKSSENHVKSSANVPDKETSIEIATKQLYDENIDSLQRDFDTRKTLLSSGNHEEESSIHDITNASQNDNIEDKELSDQVQPEVDSGSSSAEDQETGANSPDMRETYDRINHKYEVLEPVKMSSEIENEDIYQANKRYYEIQMEQARVVTDQNLPEEVVTAAQAEKETLSNASEIYNDSSLKPMKGLKSFSPGKIDKNVHVLEKMSPNNKFSLQTHNIHSENLDASPKEMEFVKDFSTKEQEFGKNKEDSVTPTEISNSETLDGPLYSQRSETDDEKLQMKKTFRRAARSGSISSISITEHLSNSHSSWTKLGKPRVKKTVKYESPQSKTPMSRVVDSKEVETIMPKDIPMEYDSDFEVSDVEGLSISASSLTSTTIPDDLVTPGEEEF